The following is a genomic window from Polyangia bacterium.
GCGTCATCCGACGCCTTGGTGATGCGAAAGCCTGAAGACAGTTTGGCCAGCGAGCTGTTCAGATCAGTCTCGCTGCTCATCAGGTTCTTCTGGGCTTCCAGTGACGCTACGTTGGTTTTGATTGACATCGACATGGGCGAATCTCCTCGCGGGTACTCCCGCTTTTTTTGTTTCTCCCGCTTGGGCTCGCGACGTCGTCGCTTCAGCAATCCTTTCGGCACGCGAGCGGGCCGACGATAAGGGGCCTTACGTAAATTCCTGTGGAATCGTCCGGGTATAGGTCTTTGTGGCAGAAGGCCCGACGAGCGCGCCGGTCGTCACCACGAAGCCGCACGAGAGCTGCACGAAGCAGGAACGACGCTCCGGCAACCAGGCGCTTCTGGCTTGGCGCTCCGCGGACGCGCGGGCACGGAACCTGCCAACAGGTTATCCGGGCTCAGTCTTAAGTGGACAACAGCGGCACTGGCTGGCCTGCGTGCTGTCTGAAGAAACGTCGAAGATCACCGACCCTTGCCCGGTCTGCTGCCCGCGTCCCTCTCCCGGTGTCCCTGGCGCTCCCGTTCAATCCCACCACCCGCAGCCCACCCGTGCCGCCCCTCTCGGTACCCGATGCCAGGCAAGGATCGGTGTTTCTCTTCGGACTTTCCTATCGGCACCGCGCCAAACTTCTTCAGTACAAACTCGCGAAACAGTGCGAGCGCCCGCGCAGCGACGACGGCATGATGACGCCATGTCTTCGCCGACCACGATGACCATTCGTCGCGCCAC
Proteins encoded in this region:
- a CDS encoding flagellin FliC yields the protein MSMSIKTNVASLEAQKNLMSSETDLNSSLAKLSSGFRITKASDDA